One window from the genome of Streptococcus parasanguinis encodes:
- a CDS encoding glutathione peroxidase produces the protein MTSIYDFSLENQQGEEIPLSHYQGKVLIVVNTATGCGLTPQYQGLQDLYLRYQEKGLEILDIPCNQFMGQAPGTADEINSFCSLNYQTTFPRFAKAKVNGKEALPLYDWLKNQVAGPLGKRIEWNFAKFVIDRQGQVAQRFSSKTEPAAMEDLIQELLEK, from the coding sequence ATGACCAGCATTTATGATTTTTCTTTAGAAAACCAACAAGGAGAGGAGATTCCCCTTTCTCACTACCAAGGTAAGGTCCTCATCGTGGTCAATACAGCAACAGGCTGTGGCTTGACCCCGCAATACCAAGGATTGCAAGATCTCTACCTGCGCTACCAGGAAAAGGGGCTGGAAATCCTAGACATTCCCTGCAACCAATTCATGGGGCAGGCACCAGGAACTGCAGATGAAATCAATAGCTTCTGTAGCCTCAACTACCAGACCACCTTCCCACGATTCGCTAAAGCCAAGGTTAATGGTAAAGAAGCCCTTCCTCTTTATGACTGGCTCAAAAACCAAGTAGCCGGGCCACTAGGCAAACGCATCGAATGGAACTTTGCAAAATTTGTCATCGACCGACAAGGCCAAGTCGCCCAACGCTTCTCCTCCAAAACAGAGCCAGCTGCCATGGAAGACTTGATCCAAGAATTACTTGAGAAATAA
- a CDS encoding ABC transporter ATP-binding protein — protein MIRSLISEIKEFKKPSILASLFMVFEVMFEISIPFVMASLLDQGVQQRNMNNILFYGGLMLVCAFLSLFCGMQSARYGAYASAGFAKNLRRAIFKKVQTFSFESIDQFSSGGLVTRMMTDVTNVQNAYQMVIRICVRAPLNLIFAIVACFMINAEMAMIFVYVTIFLAAVLSIIMKIVYPLFTEVFEAYDNLNNSIQENITNMRVVKSYVKEADETVKFKKASRRIYNMFMKAIRVVVLSSPAMMLSMYASFLLISWIGAHLIVGGQLSTGNLTSMFSYTMTILMSLMMFMMIFVMLSISMASVERINEVLTTKTTIDSPENGIKEVADGSINFEDVTFAYTDENGDKTHVLQGINLSIRSGEVIGILGGTGSGKSSLVQLIPRLYDVESGRVTVAGHDVKEYDLDSLRKQVAMVLQTNVLFSGTIKENMRWGNKEATDEEIIAACKIAQADEFIQDFKEGYDTMIERGGSNVSGGQRQRLCIARALLMNPKILILDDSTSAVDTKTDSLIRQGLATSLKDTTKIIIGQRISSIQDADRIIVMNDGQIDAIGRHEELLATNAIYQEVYEMQTQGKGEADEN, from the coding sequence ATGATTCGATCCTTAATTTCCGAGATCAAAGAATTCAAGAAGCCCTCGATTTTGGCTTCCTTGTTCATGGTCTTTGAAGTCATGTTTGAGATTTCGATTCCCTTTGTCATGGCGAGTCTTTTGGACCAAGGTGTTCAACAAAGAAACATGAACAATATTTTGTTTTACGGTGGGCTCATGCTGGTCTGTGCCTTTCTCTCCCTCTTTTGTGGGATGCAGTCTGCCCGTTATGGCGCCTATGCATCGGCTGGTTTTGCCAAAAACCTTCGTCGGGCCATTTTCAAAAAGGTTCAAACCTTCTCATTTGAGAGTATTGATCAGTTCTCATCAGGTGGGTTAGTCACTCGGATGATGACGGACGTGACCAATGTGCAAAATGCCTATCAAATGGTGATCCGGATCTGTGTACGGGCACCGCTCAATTTGATCTTTGCCATCGTGGCTTGTTTCATGATCAATGCGGAAATGGCCATGATCTTTGTCTATGTGACCATCTTTTTGGCAGCTGTCTTAAGCATTATCATGAAGATTGTGTATCCGCTCTTCACAGAAGTATTTGAAGCTTATGACAATCTCAACAACAGCATTCAAGAAAACATCACCAATATGCGAGTGGTGAAGTCCTACGTTAAGGAAGCAGATGAAACCGTTAAATTCAAAAAAGCTTCACGCCGGATTTATAACATGTTTATGAAGGCTATCCGTGTCGTTGTCTTGAGTAGCCCAGCTATGATGCTTTCCATGTATGCTTCTTTCCTTTTGATTTCTTGGATCGGGGCTCATCTGATCGTTGGTGGTCAACTCTCTACTGGGAATTTGACTTCTATGTTTAGCTACACCATGACCATTCTCATGTCGCTCATGATGTTTATGATGATCTTTGTCATGTTGTCGATTTCTATGGCCTCTGTCGAGCGGATCAATGAAGTCTTGACGACCAAAACGACGATTGACTCTCCAGAAAATGGGATCAAAGAAGTTGCTGATGGATCCATCAACTTTGAGGATGTGACTTTTGCTTATACCGATGAAAATGGCGACAAGACCCATGTCTTACAAGGGATTAATCTTTCCATTCGTTCAGGGGAAGTGATTGGTATCTTGGGAGGAACAGGATCAGGAAAATCAAGCTTGGTTCAGTTGATTCCTCGTCTCTATGATGTCGAGTCTGGTCGGGTGACAGTAGCAGGCCACGATGTCAAAGAATACGATCTTGATTCCCTTCGTAAGCAAGTGGCCATGGTTCTTCAGACCAATGTCCTTTTCTCTGGTACGATTAAAGAAAATATGCGCTGGGGAAATAAAGAGGCGACGGATGAAGAGATCATTGCAGCTTGTAAGATTGCCCAAGCCGATGAATTTATCCAAGATTTCAAAGAGGGCTATGATACCATGATTGAGCGTGGGGGATCCAACGTCTCTGGTGGGCAACGCCAGCGTCTCTGTATCGCGCGTGCCCTTCTCATGAATCCGAAGATCTTGATCTTGGATGATTCGACTTCAGCGGTCGACACCAAGACAGATAGTTTGATCCGTCAAGGATTGGCAACCAGCTTGAAAGATACTACCAAAATCATCATTGGTCAACGGATTTCCTCTATTCAAGATGCAGATCGCATCATCGTGATGAATGATGGCCAAATCGATGCGATCGGTCGTCACGAGGAATTGCTTGCGACCAATGCCATCTACCAAGAAGTATATGAAATGCAAACGCAAGGGAAAGGAGAAGCAGATGAAAACTAA
- a CDS encoding aldo/keto reductase: MNYIEFAENERLSTIVLGMMRISQMSEDEVEALVEAALSIGINTFDLADIYGNGQCEILLGKVLKGRPDLRDQMWIQSKCGIRKDGFTYFDFSKDYILDSVNGILERLQIERLDSLLLHRPDALMEPEEVAAAFDHLEQAGKVRHFGVSNQNPMMMELLKTAVKQPLKVNQLQLSAAFTPSFEAGFHVNMEGPKAAVRDGSVFEYCRLTDTVIQAWSALQHGYFKGNFVGKEEFAALNHVLNDLAKKYQVTPTAIALAWVLRYPGKMQAVIGTTKPQHVLEAGKAATVTLTRKEWYQIYLAAGNDLP, from the coding sequence ATGAACTATATTGAGTTTGCTGAAAATGAGCGTCTGTCCACGATTGTCCTTGGGATGATGCGGATCAGTCAGATGAGTGAAGACGAGGTGGAGGCCTTGGTGGAGGCGGCCTTATCGATTGGGATCAACACTTTTGACCTGGCGGATATCTATGGCAATGGTCAGTGTGAGATCCTGCTGGGGAAGGTTCTCAAGGGCCGTCCGGATCTTCGGGATCAGATGTGGATCCAGTCTAAGTGTGGGATTCGCAAAGACGGCTTTACCTATTTTGATTTTTCTAAGGACTATATTTTGGACTCCGTCAATGGCATCCTCGAGCGTTTGCAGATTGAGCGCTTAGATAGTCTCCTCCTTCACCGACCGGATGCCCTCATGGAGCCGGAAGAAGTGGCGGCAGCTTTTGATCACTTGGAGCAAGCGGGCAAGGTCCGTCATTTTGGGGTGTCCAATCAAAATCCTATGATGATGGAATTGCTCAAAACGGCTGTCAAACAGCCTCTCAAGGTCAACCAGTTGCAGTTGAGTGCCGCCTTTACGCCTAGCTTTGAGGCTGGTTTTCATGTCAACATGGAAGGGCCAAAAGCAGCCGTGCGAGATGGCAGTGTCTTTGAATATTGTCGCTTAACCGATACGGTGATTCAAGCCTGGTCTGCCCTCCAGCATGGCTATTTTAAGGGGAACTTTGTCGGCAAGGAAGAGTTTGCGGCCCTCAATCATGTCCTCAATGACTTGGCGAAGAAATACCAGGTCACTCCGACAGCCATCGCCCTTGCTTGGGTCCTCCGCTATCCGGGTAAGATGCAGGCTGTCATCGGAACGACCAAACCCCAGCATGTCCTTGAAGCAGGGAAAGCAGCAACAGTCACTCTAACCCGCAAGGAATGGTACCAAATCTACTTGGCTGCAGGAAATGATTTGCCTTAG
- a CDS encoding ABC transporter ATP-binding protein, translated as MKTKKKANLGSILRLLDFLWKNYKVSLIVSFILIILSSLATVNVTASIQSLVDVYVEPMLKSNSHDFGPLLSFLTRVGLICLIGVLANYGFTLIMATVSQDSLRSLRNQLFARMQKLPVRYFDTHQHGDIMSIYTNDIDALRQAIEQSIPQLLSSAITILGVTITMLTVSPLLFLIVLFMVIVMVFIIKDVSGKSGRYFGAQQKNLGIENGFIEEMMSGQKVVKAFVHERESIEDFDRINDQLFESSYQANRYANVLMPILGNLGNVSFVLTALIGGLFALNGVGGLTIGGLMAFLQLNRSFTGPIAQVSQQLNFVLMALAGGDRVFDLLDEEEEVDQGKVTLVNYELVDGEMVETDQKTNKWAWKHPRPNGDYQLVKMVGNVVFDDVDFSYDGKKQILHGINLYADKGQKVAFVGATGAGKTTITNLINRFYDIQSGMITYDGIDIKLIEKDSLRRSLGIVLQDTHLFTGTIAENIAYGRADATREEILEAARIANVDSFVKHLDQGYETVLTDDGAGLSNGQRQLIAIARAALANAPVLILDEATSSIDSRTEKMVQEGMDRLMEGRTVFVIAHRLSTIVNSDVIMVMDHGRIIERGNHASLMAERGTYYRLYTGGLEID; from the coding sequence ATGAAAACTAAGAAAAAAGCAAATCTAGGCTCCATCCTTCGCCTGCTGGACTTCCTTTGGAAAAACTACAAGGTATCCTTGATTGTTTCCTTTATCTTAATCATTCTATCGTCTCTTGCGACGGTCAATGTGACAGCTTCGATTCAGTCCTTGGTCGATGTCTATGTGGAGCCTATGCTAAAGTCAAACAGCCATGATTTTGGACCGCTCTTGTCCTTCTTGACACGGGTTGGTTTGATCTGTTTGATCGGGGTACTTGCCAACTATGGATTTACCTTGATTATGGCGACTGTTTCACAAGATTCACTTAGAAGTCTTCGAAATCAGTTGTTTGCCCGCATGCAAAAACTGCCGGTACGTTACTTTGATACCCACCAACACGGGGACATCATGTCTATCTATACCAATGATATTGATGCTCTTCGCCAAGCGATTGAACAATCCATTCCTCAACTCTTATCCTCAGCGATTACCATCCTTGGGGTAACGATTACCATGCTGACGGTTAGTCCACTCTTGTTCTTGATTGTTCTCTTCATGGTTATCGTCATGGTCTTTATCATCAAGGATGTTTCTGGCAAGTCAGGTCGTTACTTTGGCGCCCAACAAAAGAACTTGGGGATTGAGAACGGCTTTATTGAAGAAATGATGTCTGGTCAAAAAGTGGTCAAGGCCTTTGTGCATGAAAGAGAAAGCATTGAGGATTTTGATCGGATCAATGACCAACTCTTTGAGTCTTCGTACCAGGCCAACCGCTATGCCAATGTTCTCATGCCAATTCTTGGGAACTTGGGAAATGTTTCCTTTGTTCTGACAGCCTTGATCGGGGGACTCTTTGCGCTAAACGGCGTCGGTGGTTTAACCATTGGTGGTCTTATGGCCTTTCTGCAATTGAACCGTTCCTTTACAGGTCCGATTGCCCAGGTCTCTCAACAATTGAACTTTGTCCTCATGGCCTTGGCTGGTGGAGATCGTGTCTTTGATCTCTTGGATGAAGAAGAAGAAGTCGACCAAGGAAAAGTGACGCTGGTCAATTATGAACTGGTCGATGGAGAAATGGTCGAAACTGATCAGAAAACCAACAAATGGGCTTGGAAACACCCACGTCCAAATGGGGATTACCAGCTTGTTAAGATGGTTGGAAATGTGGTCTTTGATGATGTTGATTTCTCTTATGATGGGAAGAAACAAATCCTTCATGGCATCAACTTGTACGCGGATAAAGGTCAAAAAGTGGCCTTTGTCGGAGCGACTGGTGCAGGAAAGACAACCATCACCAACTTGATCAACCGCTTCTATGACATCCAGTCAGGAATGATCACCTATGATGGAATCGATATTAAATTGATTGAGAAAGATTCTCTTCGTCGTTCCCTCGGAATCGTTCTTCAAGATACCCACTTATTCACTGGTACGATTGCGGAAAACATCGCTTACGGTCGTGCTGATGCAACACGGGAAGAAATCCTTGAAGCAGCTCGAATTGCCAATGTGGATTCCTTTGTCAAGCACTTGGATCAGGGCTATGAAACAGTCTTGACGGATGATGGGGCTGGCCTATCTAATGGTCAACGACAATTGATCGCCATTGCCCGTGCAGCCCTAGCCAATGCGCCTGTTTTGATTCTGGACGAAGCGACGTCTTCTATTGACTCACGGACAGAGAAGATGGTGCAAGAAGGGATGGACCGCTTGATGGAAGGCCGGACAGTCTTTGTCATTGCCCACCGTCTATCGACAATTGTCAATTCCGATGTGATCATGGTGATGGACCACGGACGTATCATCGAACGAGGCAACCATGCTTCCTTGATGGCAGAACGTGGCACCTATTACCGCCTCTACACCGGTGGACTTGAAATTGATTAA
- the rexB gene encoding ATP-dependent nuclease subunit B — MKLLYTDVRTPLTQVLTQEAVGLVEDGKRVFYIAPNSLSFEKEAKVLSYLGGQASFAITVTRFAQMARYFILNQVFEEQPLDDIGLGMLFYKALSQMKDQDLKVYGALRKDPQFIQQLVQLYHELQTAQMDFTDLELLEEAEKREDLLAIFEAVSEMLVQHRYESQSKIAFFLNQVEEGQLEEQLQDVAIVVDGFTRFSAEEEALISLLHRKGVEIVIGVYTSEKAYRASFREGNLYQASVDFLLQLAKTFEIQPQYCGQAIEDSFSRITRMLEARYDFSQVEDELEDQDRTAVQLWQTNTQKEELEFVAKSIRQRLHDGARYRDIRVLLGDVEAYQLQLKTIFDQYQIPFYLGRSEAMVHHPLIQVIESLGRIKQFNYQTEDVINLLKTGLYSDLTQAEVDAFEQYLRFAEVKGATKFHKPFTSNRQGKFNLEKLNTLRERVVEPLVPFFSQRKQKVTQLLTAFTEFLQEAQLSQNLQALIKDLSLEEQERYDQVWKAFLHVLEELNLVFEDQELTVDDFLALLLSGMQLSQYRTVPATVDVVTVQSYDLIEPLTAPYVYAIGLTQERFPKIAQNTSLLSEEERQQLNEATQEGAELQVVTSENLKKNRFVAVSLLNAATNQLVLSAPSLVNEMKDSVSPYLVELTKEPIAIEWTTKQAQASSDDIGTYRALLARVIELHQEEIASELSAEEASFWGVAVRVLRKKLAAEGIQIPQISTELKSRQLQSDTLQALYPEGKALTLSASALNEYYKHQYAFYLRYVLGLQEDETIRPDARSHGNFLHRIFEKVLKDGSDQAFDRRLNEAIRETSQEAEFQQLYGESGETEFIRQLLLDTAKKTGRVLAQQNGIETIGEETLFGGSTHTSYPLSDGRLLQLRGKVDRIDQLRDRGALGVVDYKSSLTQFHYDKFFNGLNSQLPTYLSAIQDLKEYQEEQGIFGAMYLEMGDPLVDLKKTKTVEDAINQTMKSQQYKGLFMADQAPYLGEAYDKNKAMMLSKEELDLLLLYNAYLYKTAAEGILKGQFAINPYSENGRNIAPFVEQFKSITGFEADRHLGQARFLTKLDQKGIRGEKVKAAWIEKMKEVLNK, encoded by the coding sequence ATGAAATTACTCTATACGGATGTTCGGACCCCCTTGACCCAGGTCCTGACACAAGAAGCCGTAGGGTTAGTAGAAGATGGCAAGCGTGTGTTTTACATTGCCCCCAACTCTCTTTCCTTTGAAAAAGAAGCCAAGGTCTTGTCCTATCTAGGAGGTCAGGCTTCTTTTGCCATTACCGTCACGCGCTTTGCCCAAATGGCCCGTTATTTCATCCTGAACCAGGTCTTTGAGGAGCAACCCTTAGATGACATCGGTCTCGGCATGCTATTTTATAAAGCTCTTTCCCAGATGAAGGACCAGGATCTCAAAGTTTACGGGGCTCTGCGCAAGGATCCTCAGTTTATCCAGCAACTGGTCCAGCTCTATCATGAATTGCAGACAGCCCAGATGGATTTTACAGATTTGGAGTTGCTCGAGGAAGCTGAAAAAAGAGAGGACCTCTTGGCGATTTTTGAAGCGGTCTCTGAGATGCTGGTCCAGCACCGGTATGAATCCCAGTCCAAGATCGCCTTTTTCCTCAATCAGGTTGAAGAAGGACAGCTGGAAGAGCAATTACAGGATGTGGCGATCGTTGTCGATGGCTTCACGCGTTTTTCTGCGGAAGAAGAGGCCTTGATTAGTCTCCTTCACCGAAAAGGAGTGGAGATTGTCATCGGGGTCTATACCAGTGAAAAAGCCTATCGGGCAAGCTTTAGAGAGGGCAATCTTTACCAGGCCAGTGTTGACTTTCTCCTTCAGCTGGCAAAGACTTTTGAGATACAGCCTCAGTATTGTGGGCAAGCGATCGAAGACTCTTTTAGTCGCATTACCCGCATGCTAGAAGCGCGCTACGATTTTTCACAAGTAGAAGATGAGCTGGAGGACCAAGATCGAACCGCTGTTCAACTCTGGCAAACCAACACGCAAAAAGAAGAGTTGGAATTTGTTGCCAAATCCATCCGTCAGCGTCTTCATGATGGGGCCCGCTATCGGGATATTCGGGTCTTGTTAGGCGATGTGGAAGCTTATCAACTGCAACTCAAGACCATTTTTGATCAGTATCAGATCCCCTTTTACTTGGGACGAAGTGAAGCTATGGTCCACCATCCCTTGATTCAGGTCATTGAATCGCTAGGGCGGATCAAACAGTTCAATTACCAGACAGAAGATGTCATCAATCTATTGAAAACGGGTCTGTATAGTGATCTGACGCAAGCAGAAGTCGATGCTTTTGAGCAATACCTTCGCTTTGCGGAAGTAAAGGGTGCTACAAAATTTCACAAGCCTTTTACTAGCAATCGTCAGGGCAAGTTTAATTTGGAAAAGCTTAATACTCTCCGAGAACGTGTCGTAGAACCTCTAGTCCCTTTCTTTTCACAACGCAAACAAAAGGTGACCCAACTCTTAACCGCCTTTACAGAGTTTCTGCAAGAGGCTCAGCTTTCTCAGAACCTACAAGCTTTGATCAAGGATCTATCCTTGGAGGAGCAGGAGCGCTATGATCAAGTCTGGAAGGCCTTCCTTCATGTCTTAGAAGAGTTGAACTTGGTCTTTGAGGACCAAGAGCTGACAGTGGATGACTTTTTGGCCCTCCTCTTATCGGGGATGCAATTGTCACAATACCGGACAGTTCCTGCTACGGTCGATGTAGTCACGGTTCAGTCCTATGACTTGATTGAACCCTTGACAGCGCCTTACGTCTACGCGATCGGGCTGACCCAGGAGCGTTTTCCAAAGATCGCTCAGAACACCTCTCTACTCAGTGAAGAAGAGCGCCAGCAGCTCAATGAGGCCACCCAAGAAGGAGCAGAGCTCCAGGTGGTGACCAGCGAAAATCTCAAGAAAAATCGCTTTGTGGCAGTTTCGCTCCTCAATGCGGCGACCAACCAACTGGTCCTATCGGCTCCTAGCTTAGTCAATGAAATGAAAGACAGTGTCTCTCCTTACCTTGTCGAATTGACCAAGGAACCTATTGCCATCGAGTGGACGACCAAACAAGCCCAAGCTTCGAGTGATGACATTGGGACCTACCGAGCCCTCTTAGCGCGCGTGATCGAACTCCATCAAGAGGAGATCGCTAGTGAGTTGTCTGCTGAAGAAGCCAGCTTTTGGGGTGTGGCGGTACGGGTTTTGCGCAAAAAATTAGCCGCTGAAGGCATCCAGATTCCTCAGATTTCAACGGAATTAAAGAGCCGTCAGCTTCAGTCGGATACGCTTCAAGCGCTCTATCCAGAGGGCAAAGCCTTGACCTTATCCGCTTCTGCCTTGAATGAATACTACAAGCACCAGTATGCCTTTTATCTGCGCTATGTCTTGGGCTTACAAGAGGATGAAACCATCCGGCCAGACGCTCGCAGTCATGGGAATTTTCTGCACCGGATCTTTGAAAAAGTCTTAAAAGATGGCTCCGATCAAGCGTTTGATCGGCGTTTAAACGAGGCGATTCGAGAAACCAGCCAAGAAGCTGAGTTCCAGCAATTGTATGGAGAAAGTGGAGAGACCGAGTTTATTCGTCAGTTGCTTCTTGATACCGCGAAAAAGACAGGGCGTGTCCTCGCCCAGCAAAATGGGATCGAGACCATCGGTGAGGAGACCCTCTTTGGCGGAAGCACCCATACCTCTTATCCATTGTCCGATGGCCGTCTCCTGCAGCTACGAGGCAAGGTGGACCGCATTGATCAATTGAGGGATCGGGGAGCCCTCGGAGTCGTGGACTACAAGTCCAGTCTGACGCAGTTCCACTATGACAAGTTCTTCAATGGACTGAATTCTCAATTGCCGACCTATCTTTCTGCCATTCAGGATTTGAAGGAATACCAAGAGGAGCAGGGGATTTTCGGAGCCATGTATTTGGAAATGGGAGATCCTTTAGTGGATCTGAAAAAGACCAAGACAGTAGAGGATGCCATCAACCAAACCATGAAAAGTCAACAGTACAAGGGGCTCTTTATGGCAGATCAGGCGCCTTATCTGGGCGAGGCCTATGATAAGAACAAGGCCATGATGCTGAGTAAGGAAGAACTAGACTTGCTTCTCTTGTACAACGCTTATCTTTATAAAACAGCAGCAGAAGGGATTCTCAAGGGGCAATTTGCCATCAATCCCTATAGTGAAAATGGGCGCAATATCGCACCATTCGTGGAGCAGTTTAAATCCATCACGGGATTTGAAGCGGATCGTCACCTAGGTCAGGCACGATTCTTGACCAAACTAGACCAAAAAGGAATACGCGGTGAAAAGGTGAAAGCCGCTTGGATCGAGAAGATGAAGGAGGTCTTGAACAAATGA
- a CDS encoding ABC transporter ATP-binding protein translates to MIQLENVHKSYGQTKVLKGIDLQIQDQDDVVILGPSGSGKSTLLNVLSGLEKVDEGHILIQGQDLSQLTDAQLTAFRREKIAFIFQQYYLLPNLTVRQNVKMGADLADNHDFLQIIEDLGLGDKLDKYPSELSGGEQQRVSIARALAKKPEILFLDEPTGALDEETGRKILDYIWKLKEKLGFTLIMVTHNQNIADMARTIIRVNSGKITEVVTNDQPQTAYEIGW, encoded by the coding sequence ATGATTCAACTAGAAAATGTGCACAAAAGTTACGGCCAAACTAAGGTTTTAAAAGGGATTGATTTGCAGATTCAAGACCAGGATGATGTGGTTATCCTCGGTCCTTCTGGATCTGGGAAATCAACTCTCTTAAATGTGCTGTCAGGATTAGAAAAGGTAGACGAGGGGCATATCCTCATTCAAGGACAAGATTTATCACAACTCACGGATGCTCAATTGACAGCCTTTAGACGTGAGAAGATTGCCTTTATTTTCCAGCAGTATTATCTATTGCCGAATCTAACGGTCAGACAAAATGTAAAGATGGGAGCTGACCTGGCAGACAATCATGATTTTTTGCAGATCATCGAGGATTTGGGACTTGGCGATAAGCTGGACAAATATCCGAGTGAATTGTCTGGTGGGGAACAGCAGAGAGTCTCCATTGCTCGGGCCTTGGCCAAAAAGCCAGAGATTCTCTTCTTAGATGAGCCGACGGGAGCTCTCGATGAAGAAACAGGGCGCAAGATTCTGGACTATATCTGGAAGTTAAAGGAAAAGCTGGGCTTCACCCTCATCATGGTGACGCACAACCAAAATATTGCGGATATGGCCAGAACCATCATTCGTGTCAATAGTGGCAAAATTACCGAAGTTGTGACCAATGATCAACCTCAGACTGCCTATGAGATTGGATGGTAA
- a CDS encoding FtsX-like permease family protein, translating into MFSVKDIRKLVVVSIIGACAVFVANLFLNFYLDIEQLEISKINPMIQTYYDAQVSLSWMVAMVSGVVLSLTSVLLMCFYIKQFVDDHKEQLGILKALGYSNGQLAKRFWSFGLSFGAGALLGYFASFLMMGHFYDFRNEKGILPEITIHLHWQLLLALVILPTAFFMLLAIGYARRQLQTPALRLLKKSPSLIKVKRRKRVPKKDKAFLKELSSSLIWGRKSILFFVVFGSMCFAAMVQLSFGLRDYTDDIIQTMMIMIGLILSFSILFLSLGIVVSESRETLALMKAFGYTDRECQGHILAPYRFWAYLGFVLGTVYQYGIMEILIGVIKDTVPEKIEHHFDGNVCFWTLIGFAVVYESLFYLSNRKLQKQTIKEVLLAE; encoded by the coding sequence ATGTTTTCAGTAAAAGATATTCGAAAATTAGTTGTCGTCAGTATCATTGGAGCCTGTGCGGTCTTTGTGGCTAATCTCTTCTTGAATTTTTACCTAGATATCGAGCAGTTGGAGATTTCGAAAATCAATCCCATGATTCAGACCTACTATGATGCCCAGGTTTCGCTTTCCTGGATGGTGGCCATGGTCAGTGGAGTCGTCTTGTCCTTGACGTCGGTCCTTCTCATGTGTTTTTATATCAAACAATTTGTCGATGACCACAAGGAACAATTAGGAATTTTAAAGGCTTTGGGCTACAGCAATGGCCAGTTGGCTAAACGATTTTGGTCCTTTGGACTGAGTTTTGGAGCTGGAGCGCTTCTTGGCTATTTCGCTTCATTTCTCATGATGGGACATTTTTACGACTTCCGTAATGAGAAGGGGATTTTGCCAGAAATTACCATTCACCTTCACTGGCAGCTCTTGCTTGCTTTGGTGATTCTTCCAACAGCATTTTTTATGCTTCTCGCGATTGGTTATGCTAGAAGACAACTCCAAACGCCGGCACTTCGCTTATTGAAAAAGTCCCCAAGTCTAATCAAGGTCAAAAGGAGAAAGAGGGTTCCCAAGAAAGACAAAGCCTTTTTAAAAGAGCTGTCCTCGTCACTGATTTGGGGGAGAAAATCGATCTTGTTTTTTGTGGTCTTTGGCTCCATGTGTTTCGCGGCTATGGTTCAATTGTCCTTTGGCCTCAGGGATTACACAGATGATATCATCCAAACCATGATGATTATGATTGGCTTAATCCTTTCTTTCTCGATTCTCTTTTTGTCATTGGGGATTGTGGTCTCTGAAAGTCGCGAAACTTTGGCTCTTATGAAGGCTTTTGGCTACACCGATCGTGAATGCCAAGGTCATATTCTCGCTCCCTATCGTTTTTGGGCTTATTTAGGATTTGTTCTTGGGACGGTTTACCAATACGGCATCATGGAAATCTTGATCGGTGTGATCAAAGATACGGTTCCTGAAAAGATTGAGCATCACTTTGATGGGAATGTGTGCTTCTGGACTTTGATCGGTTTTGCGGTGGTTTATGAAAGCCTCTTTTATCTATCCAACAGAAAACTCCAAAAGCAAACCATCAAAGAAGTGCTTTTAGCTGAATAA
- a CDS encoding TetR/AcrR family transcriptional regulator: MPPKVKFSKEAIIGTALQLVREEGMASLTARALAEKLGATPRVIFGQFANMAELQAEVIGAAEMVVVEYIRKALEDEKPFRSVGVAYILFASKEPQLFQLLFQNPSKEPIRRFQDFLPMKDYSYQLVLESIVADYPLTLEEASRLYQHLFIYSHGMASMVASGIYQFSMEEVIGLLTEVCQSLIKEMVGKK, from the coding sequence ATGCCACCCAAGGTTAAATTTAGTAAAGAGGCTATCATTGGGACAGCTTTACAATTGGTGAGAGAAGAGGGAATGGCTAGTTTGACGGCTAGAGCATTAGCGGAGAAACTGGGAGCTACACCGAGAGTCATTTTTGGGCAATTTGCTAATATGGCTGAGTTACAAGCAGAGGTTATTGGTGCTGCGGAAATGGTCGTGGTGGAGTATATTCGCAAGGCCTTAGAAGATGAGAAGCCTTTTCGATCTGTCGGGGTTGCTTATATCCTTTTCGCCTCAAAAGAGCCCCAACTATTTCAATTGCTTTTCCAAAATCCTAGCAAAGAGCCGATTCGTCGCTTTCAAGATTTTCTTCCTATGAAGGATTATAGTTACCAATTGGTTCTGGAATCGATTGTCGCAGACTATCCATTGACGTTAGAGGAGGCTAGTCGCTTGTACCAGCATCTATTTATCTACTCGCACGGGATGGCCTCTATGGTTGCTTCTGGTATTTATCAGTTCAGCATGGAAGAAGTGATTGGATTACTGACAGAGGTTTGTCAATCTCTCATCAAAGAAATGGTAGGAAAGAAATGA